In one window of Pseudodesulfovibrio sediminis DNA:
- a CDS encoding RrF2 family transcriptional regulator yields MKLTTRSRYGTRLLLDIALHSIEDAPVPSKDTAEREGLSLKYLEKLIKMLKQEGYVKGKRGPNGGNVLTREPADISIGEVARILDGEDQVLECDCDPSTCTRAAVCLKRSIWDDASMAMYKMLDSYSLADLMKDARLCPQKPLADD; encoded by the coding sequence ATGAAACTCACCACTCGCAGCCGTTACGGCACAAGATTGCTTCTGGATATAGCCCTGCATTCCATCGAAGACGCCCCTGTGCCCAGTAAAGACACTGCCGAACGCGAAGGCCTTTCCCTCAAATACCTGGAAAAGCTGATTAAAATGCTCAAACAGGAGGGGTACGTCAAAGGCAAGCGCGGCCCCAATGGCGGCAATGTCCTGACCAGGGAACCAGCCGACATTTCCATAGGAGAGGTGGCCCGCATACTGGACGGCGAAGATCAGGTGCTCGAATGCGACTGTGACCCTTCCACCTGCACCCGGGCAGCGGTCTGTCTGAAACGTTCCATATGGGATGACGCTTCCATGGCCATGTACAAGATGCTCGACTCGTATTCCCTGGCAGATCTGATGAAAGACGCTCGTCTGTGTCCGCAAAAACCACTCGCGGACGATTAG